A stretch of Carnobacterium iners DNA encodes these proteins:
- the rny gene encoding ribonuclease Y, with amino-acid sequence MNFNSIAFAIVTLIVGIFVGYAIRKSKHEKELVGARNTATGILDEAQREAETMKKEAMLEARDENYKYRTEIETELKERRNEILRQENRLVQREDNIDRKNDSLEKRERTLEAKEEKLVLKQQLLDDLENQARKIVEQQEIVLENVAALSREDAKHIIIEETEEQLSHELAVMVKHSEEKAKEEGDRRARDLIALAIQRSAADQVSESTVSVVSLPNDEMKGRIIGREGRNIRALETLTGIDLIIDDTPEAVILSGFDPIRREIARMTLEKLIQDGRIHPARIEEMVEKSRKEMDERIREIGEQATFEVGVHSIHPDIIKILGRLRFRTSYGQNVLQHSIEVAKLAGVLAAELGEDVTLAKRAGLLHDIGKALDHEVEGSHVEIGAEIAMRYKENETVINAIASHHGDVEATSVISVLVAASDALSAARPGARSESLENYIHRLEKLESISNSFEGVEQSYAIQAGREIRIMVKPDSVDDLEAISLARDVRNMIEDELDYPGHIKVTVIREIRAVEYAK; translated from the coding sequence ATGAATTTTAACAGTATAGCCTTCGCTATCGTTACTTTAATTGTTGGTATTTTTGTAGGATATGCCATCCGAAAATCAAAACATGAAAAAGAATTGGTTGGTGCTAGAAACACTGCAACTGGAATATTGGATGAAGCGCAAAGAGAAGCAGAAACCATGAAAAAGGAAGCGATGTTAGAAGCGAGGGATGAAAACTACAAATATAGAACTGAAATTGAAACTGAGCTGAAAGAAAGAAGAAATGAGATTCTAAGACAAGAAAATCGGTTAGTGCAACGTGAAGATAATATTGACCGTAAAAATGATAGCTTAGAAAAACGTGAACGGACACTTGAAGCAAAAGAAGAAAAATTAGTTTTAAAACAACAATTATTGGACGATTTGGAGAATCAAGCAAGAAAAATAGTTGAACAACAAGAAATAGTACTAGAAAATGTAGCCGCTCTTTCACGAGAAGATGCTAAACATATTATTATAGAAGAAACAGAAGAACAATTATCTCATGAACTTGCGGTCATGGTGAAACATTCTGAAGAGAAAGCAAAAGAAGAAGGAGATCGTCGCGCACGTGATTTGATTGCTTTAGCTATTCAAAGAAGTGCTGCAGACCAAGTTTCTGAATCTACAGTTTCTGTCGTTTCTTTACCAAATGATGAGATGAAAGGCCGTATTATTGGCCGTGAGGGCCGTAATATACGTGCTCTTGAAACATTAACTGGGATTGATTTAATTATTGATGATACACCAGAAGCAGTTATTTTAAGTGGATTTGATCCAATTCGTCGTGAAATTGCCCGTATGACACTCGAAAAACTTATTCAAGATGGTAGGATTCATCCTGCTCGCATTGAAGAAATGGTCGAGAAATCACGTAAAGAAATGGACGAACGAATCCGCGAAATTGGTGAACAAGCAACATTTGAAGTTGGAGTACATTCGATTCATCCTGATATTATAAAAATACTAGGACGTTTGCGCTTTAGGACCAGTTATGGACAAAATGTTTTGCAACATTCGATTGAAGTTGCTAAGCTAGCAGGAGTGCTTGCTGCTGAATTAGGAGAAGACGTAACGTTAGCTAAACGTGCAGGATTGCTTCATGATATTGGAAAGGCATTAGACCACGAAGTTGAAGGTTCACATGTGGAAATCGGTGCAGAAATTGCTATGCGTTATAAAGAAAATGAAACAGTGATTAATGCAATTGCCTCTCATCATGGGGATGTGGAAGCCACTTCAGTTATTTCTGTCTTAGTTGCAGCTTCAGATGCTTTATCTGCTGCTAGACCGGGAGCTAGAAGCGAGTCACTTGAAAACTATATTCATCGTCTAGAGAAGTTAGAAAGTATTTCTAACAGTTTTGAAGGTGTAGAACAAAGCTATGCTATTCAAGCAGGACGTGAAATAAGAATCATGGTCAAACCAGATTCAGTTGATGATTTAGAAGCGATTAGCTTAGCTCGCGATGTTCGAAATATGATTGAGGATGAGTTAGATTATCCAGGACATATTAAAGTAACAGTTATCCGTGAAATACGAGCAGTCGAATACGCAAAATAA
- the ruvA gene encoding Holliday junction branch migration protein RuvA, protein MYEYLKGIVTFIGPAYIVLELNGTGHLLYIANPFRFSNQLNQETIIYVHQAVREDAITLYGFKDYNEKQLYLKLISVSGIGPKSGLAILANDDHVGLVQAIESEEISYLMKFPGVGKKTAAQIILDLKGKLDDLEIIRVPIDGVMQQELSLSQDQKPVNEAIEALTALGYSAKEIKKVEPEIRKMNKETTDAYLREALRLLMKK, encoded by the coding sequence ATGTATGAATACCTTAAGGGCATAGTTACTTTTATTGGCCCTGCGTATATAGTATTAGAATTAAATGGAACAGGCCATTTGCTGTATATAGCTAACCCTTTTCGTTTTTCCAATCAATTAAACCAAGAAACAATAATCTACGTGCATCAAGCTGTTAGAGAAGATGCGATTACTTTATACGGATTCAAAGACTACAATGAAAAGCAATTATACTTAAAATTAATTAGTGTATCTGGTATTGGTCCTAAGAGTGGTTTAGCAATACTAGCAAATGATGATCATGTAGGGCTGGTTCAAGCTATCGAAAGTGAAGAGATTTCTTATTTAATGAAATTTCCAGGAGTAGGTAAAAAGACAGCTGCTCAAATCATTTTAGATTTAAAAGGAAAACTAGATGATTTAGAAATCATTAGAGTACCGATTGATGGAGTTATGCAACAAGAATTAAGTTTATCACAGGACCAAAAACCAGTGAATGAAGCTATAGAAGCACTGACAGCTCTTGGATACAGTGCGAAAGAGATTAAAAAAGTTGAACCAGAAATTCGTAAGATGAACAAAGAAACAACAGATGCTTACTTGAGGGAAGCACTACGTTTATTAATGAAAAAATAA
- a CDS encoding TIGR00282 family metallophosphoesterase, giving the protein MRLLFIGDVVGSMGREMVHDQLHKLKQQYKPQVTILNGENAAAGRGITEKIYKGFLQDGVDIVTMGNHTWDNREIFEFIDEAKKMIRPANYPEGTPGNGIAYIKVNQLELAVINLIGRVFMSDVDDPFRKADELVEEASQRTPLIFVDFHAETTSEKQAMGWYLDGRVSAVVGTHTHVQTNDARILPAGTAYLTDVGMTGPYDEILGMRREAVINRFLTQMPTRFEVPKEGRKLLSGCFIEIDDTTGAAKRIENIVINDDRPFGNNF; this is encoded by the coding sequence ATGAGATTATTATTTATTGGAGATGTTGTAGGATCTATGGGACGAGAAATGGTTCATGATCAGCTACATAAATTAAAACAACAATACAAGCCACAAGTAACTATTTTAAATGGTGAAAATGCAGCAGCTGGAAGAGGTATTACCGAAAAAATTTATAAAGGTTTTCTTCAAGATGGAGTAGACATCGTTACAATGGGAAATCACACATGGGACAATCGAGAAATTTTTGAATTTATTGACGAAGCAAAAAAAATGATTCGTCCAGCTAATTATCCTGAAGGAACACCAGGAAATGGTATTGCCTATATCAAAGTAAACCAATTAGAATTAGCTGTCATCAATCTAATTGGTCGAGTATTTATGTCTGATGTAGATGATCCCTTTAGAAAAGCAGATGAGCTAGTCGAAGAAGCAAGTCAAAGAACTCCTTTGATTTTTGTTGACTTTCACGCTGAAACGACTAGTGAAAAACAAGCAATGGGATGGTACTTAGATGGCAGAGTTTCTGCAGTAGTCGGCACACATACCCATGTACAAACAAACGATGCCCGTATTTTACCAGCGGGTACAGCCTACTTGACCGATGTAGGGATGACAGGTCCGTATGACGAGATATTAGGAATGCGACGTGAAGCAGTTATCAATCGCTTTTTAACTCAAATGCCAACACGATTTGAAGTGCCTAAAGAAGGACGTAAATTGTTATCTGGTTGCTTTATCGAGATTGATGATACAACAGGAGCAGCAAAAAGAATTGAAAATATTGTCATCAATGATGATCGACCCTTTGGCAATAATTTTTAA
- the mutS gene encoding DNA mismatch repair protein MutS: protein MPQKTEHTPMMVQYLGIKKQYPDAFLFYRLGDFYEMFNEDAIKASQLLEVTLTSRNRNAENPIPMCGVPYHAARGYIDVLIEKGFKVAICEQVEDPKTAKGMVKREVVQLITPGTAIESKNMDAKSNNYLAALSVTGTNQFNVAYADLSTGELKATQLTSVEEVINELSGLKTKEVVFEEAKEVELQTELQTKLGVMISTQQSSEENASLSYLTTEVENKEIFSAIKILLSYLTITQKRSLSHLQKAEVYIPEHFLKMDHYSKHNLELVSSIRTGQKKGTLLWLLDETKTAMGGRLLKQWIDRPLIQEQPIRERQDIVESLINHFFERTDLNEALTRVYDLERLAGRVAFGNVNGRDLLQLKTSLSQIPLLKQIIALINKGEWDNLMADLDHVPEVVELIERAVHLDASLSLKDGNVIKDGFDEQLDLYRDAMRNGKQWIAKLEAQERQKTGIKTLKIGYNRVFGYYIEITKSNLASLPEGLYERKQTLANAERFITPELKEKETLILEAEEKSLALEYDLFTKVRDEVKHYIDRLQLVAKTVATIDVLQSFTTISEKYHYVRPKLTYDSRELILKDGRHPVVEKVLGQQTYVPNSVEMDGQTEIMLITGPNMSGKSTYMRQLALTVIMAQMGCFVPAQSAQLPIFDRIFTRIGAADDLISGQSTFMVEMIEANQALRHATQHSLILFDEIGRGTATFDGMALAEAIIEYIHNHVHGKTLFSTHYHELTVLDQELKGLVNTHVGAIEEDGELIFLHKMLPGAADKSYGIHVAKLAGLPVDLLTRATIILERLEKKEEWVLEATVQETKETKKIVPQKNKTAEKEEQLSLFGLANEKEICIVKALAEINLLAMTPLEALNVLHDLQQQLN from the coding sequence ATGCCACAAAAAACAGAGCATACACCTATGATGGTACAATATTTAGGAATTAAAAAACAATACCCAGATGCGTTTTTATTTTATCGCTTAGGTGATTTCTATGAGATGTTCAATGAAGATGCGATAAAAGCTTCTCAACTATTAGAAGTTACATTAACTAGTCGCAATCGCAATGCAGAAAACCCAATACCAATGTGTGGAGTACCTTATCATGCAGCCAGAGGATATATTGATGTATTAATTGAAAAAGGATTTAAAGTAGCCATCTGCGAGCAAGTAGAAGACCCAAAAACAGCTAAAGGGATGGTCAAACGTGAAGTTGTTCAATTGATTACGCCTGGAACAGCTATAGAATCGAAAAATATGGATGCAAAATCTAACAATTATTTAGCTGCATTATCGGTGACAGGCACAAATCAGTTTAATGTGGCCTATGCTGATTTGAGTACTGGAGAATTGAAGGCGACCCAATTGACTTCTGTAGAAGAAGTAATCAATGAATTAAGTGGTTTAAAGACAAAAGAGGTCGTTTTTGAAGAAGCAAAAGAGGTAGAGTTACAAACAGAATTACAAACTAAATTAGGTGTAATGATTTCCACGCAGCAAAGCAGCGAAGAAAATGCATCATTATCTTATTTAACGACTGAAGTAGAGAATAAAGAAATTTTTTCAGCCATAAAAATTTTATTATCTTATTTAACCATCACGCAAAAAAGAAGTTTATCTCATCTACAAAAAGCAGAGGTTTATATCCCAGAACATTTTTTGAAAATGGATCACTATTCAAAACACAACTTAGAATTAGTTTCTTCTATCAGAACCGGCCAAAAAAAAGGAACATTACTCTGGTTATTAGATGAAACAAAAACGGCTATGGGTGGCCGGTTACTGAAGCAATGGATTGATCGACCCCTGATTCAAGAACAACCTATTAGAGAACGTCAAGATATTGTAGAAAGTTTAATCAATCATTTCTTTGAGCGGACTGATTTAAACGAAGCTCTAACAAGAGTATACGATTTGGAACGTCTAGCTGGTAGAGTCGCATTCGGAAATGTTAATGGGCGAGACTTGCTTCAACTAAAAACGTCTTTATCTCAAATTCCGCTCTTGAAACAGATTATCGCTTTAATAAATAAAGGCGAGTGGGATAATTTGATGGCAGATTTAGATCATGTTCCCGAGGTCGTAGAATTAATTGAACGTGCGGTACATTTAGATGCGTCGCTTTCGTTAAAAGATGGGAATGTTATTAAAGATGGATTTGACGAACAACTTGATCTCTATCGTGATGCTATGCGTAACGGCAAACAATGGATCGCTAAACTAGAAGCACAAGAACGTCAAAAAACAGGGATAAAAACATTGAAAATTGGCTATAATCGAGTATTTGGTTATTATATTGAAATAACCAAATCTAATCTTGCTTCTTTACCTGAAGGGTTATATGAACGCAAACAGACCTTAGCTAATGCTGAGCGATTCATTACTCCTGAATTAAAAGAAAAAGAAACATTAATCCTAGAAGCTGAAGAAAAATCACTGGCTCTAGAATATGATTTGTTTACTAAGGTCAGGGATGAAGTGAAGCATTATATTGATAGACTTCAATTAGTAGCGAAAACAGTAGCGACTATTGATGTTTTACAAAGTTTCACTACGATTAGTGAAAAATACCATTACGTTAGACCAAAACTAACTTATGATAGTCGAGAACTAATACTTAAAGATGGCAGACATCCTGTCGTGGAAAAAGTATTAGGCCAACAGACTTATGTGCCCAACAGCGTTGAAATGGATGGGCAAACAGAGATAATGTTGATAACAGGACCAAATATGTCAGGGAAAAGTACCTATATGCGTCAGCTAGCTTTAACGGTCATTATGGCTCAAATGGGTTGCTTTGTACCAGCACAATCAGCACAGCTCCCAATATTTGACCGGATTTTCACTCGGATTGGAGCAGCGGATGATTTAATCTCTGGCCAGAGTACATTTATGGTCGAAATGATAGAAGCTAATCAAGCATTGCGTCACGCGACTCAACATAGTCTTATTTTATTTGATGAGATTGGAAGAGGGACGGCTACATTTGATGGGATGGCTTTGGCAGAAGCGATTATTGAGTATATTCATAATCATGTACATGGAAAAACACTATTTTCTACTCATTATCATGAATTAACGGTCTTAGATCAAGAGTTAAAAGGCTTAGTGAATACACATGTAGGTGCAATAGAAGAAGACGGGGAATTAATCTTTTTACACAAAATGTTACCAGGAGCTGCTGATAAAAGTTACGGGATACATGTTGCTAAGTTAGCTGGGTTACCCGTAGACTTATTGACCAGAGCAACTATTATTTTAGAGCGGCTTGAAAAGAAAGAAGAATGGGTGTTAGAAGCAACAGTTCAAGAAACAAAAGAAACAAAAAAAATAGTACCTCAAAAAAATAAAACAGCAGAAAAAGAAGAACAACTTTCTTTATTTGGACTAGCAAATGAGAAGGAAATTTGTATAGTAAAGGCGTTGGCTGAAATAAACTTATTAGCAATGACTCCTTTAGAAGCTTTAAATGTTTTACACGATTTGCAACAGCAACTAAACTAA
- the queA gene encoding tRNA preQ1(34) S-adenosylmethionine ribosyltransferase-isomerase QueA gives MLSTNDFDFELPEELIAQTPLEDRSGSKLLLLNKQNGEIKDEYFPAILNELESGDALVMNDTRVLPARLHGVKPETGGHLEVLLLKNTAGDQWETLVKPAKRARTGTKISFGDGRLEAVIKEELDHGGRIIEFYYEGVFLEVLESLGEMPLPPYIKERLEDNERYQTVYAKENGSAAAPTAGLHFTQELLEEIKAKGVKLVFLTLHVGLGTFRPVSVDSIEDHEMHSEFYRLSDEAANQLNEVKTAGGKIIAVGTTSIRTLETIGTKFDGEIKADSGWTSIFISPGYDFKLIDAFLTNFHLPKSTLVMLVSAFAGREKVLGAYEHAVKEKYRFFSFGDAMFVK, from the coding sequence ATGTTATCGACAAATGATTTTGATTTTGAATTACCAGAGGAGTTAATTGCACAAACTCCATTAGAGGACCGTTCTGGCTCAAAGCTATTGTTATTAAATAAACAAAATGGTGAGATAAAAGACGAATACTTTCCAGCTATTTTAAATGAGCTAGAGTCAGGTGATGCGTTAGTTATGAATGATACACGTGTATTGCCAGCTAGACTTCATGGAGTGAAACCTGAAACGGGTGGACACTTAGAAGTTTTATTGTTAAAAAATACTGCTGGTGATCAATGGGAAACATTAGTTAAGCCTGCAAAAAGAGCAAGAACAGGAACGAAAATTTCATTTGGTGATGGTCGTTTAGAAGCTGTTATAAAAGAAGAGTTAGATCATGGTGGTCGAATTATTGAATTTTATTACGAAGGAGTTTTTCTAGAAGTATTAGAATCTCTTGGTGAAATGCCACTGCCTCCATATATAAAAGAACGCTTAGAAGACAATGAGCGTTACCAGACAGTTTATGCGAAAGAAAACGGATCTGCTGCAGCTCCCACTGCTGGACTTCATTTTACGCAAGAGTTATTAGAAGAAATTAAAGCAAAAGGGGTTAAACTTGTATTCTTAACACTTCATGTTGGTTTGGGTACGTTTAGGCCAGTAAGCGTTGATTCGATTGAAGACCATGAGATGCACTCTGAATTCTATCGATTATCCGATGAGGCAGCTAATCAGTTGAATGAAGTGAAAACTGCTGGAGGAAAAATTATAGCAGTTGGTACGACTTCTATTAGAACACTTGAAACAATCGGAACCAAGTTTGATGGTGAAATTAAAGCAGATAGTGGTTGGACAAGTATTTTTATTTCTCCAGGTTACGATTTTAAACTTATCGATGCCTTTCTAACAAATTTCCATTTACCAAAGTCTACTCTCGTTATGCTAGTCAGTGCTTTTGCTGGTAGAGAAAAAGTATTAGGAGCATATGAACATGCGGTAAAAGAAAAATATCGCTTTTTTAGTTTTGGGGATGCAATGTTTGTAAAGTAA
- the ruvB gene encoding Holliday junction branch migration DNA helicase RuvB: protein MSDQERIISGESDSSDELSIEKSLRPQYLNQYIGQSKLKLELGIYISAAKSREEALDHVLLYGPPGLGKTTMAMVISNEMEVNIRTTSGPAIEKAGDLVALLNELEPGDVLFIDEIHRMPRMVEEMLYSAMEDYFVDIIVGQGPTAHPVHFPLPPFTLIGATTRAGMLSAPLRDRFGIVSHMEYYTIEDLSDIVIRSAAIFQTEIHSEGALEIARRSRGTPRVANRLLKRVRDYAQVQSDGVVDKKVANEALTMLRVDQKGLDFVDQKMVRTMIEIYQGGPVGLSTIAANIGEEMETIEDMVEPYLLQMGFIQRTPRGRIVTQLGFDHLGYPKNN from the coding sequence ATGTCGGATCAAGAACGTATTATCTCAGGCGAAAGCGATAGTTCAGATGAGTTATCGATTGAGAAATCACTACGACCTCAATATCTAAATCAATATATCGGCCAGTCAAAGTTAAAATTAGAATTAGGTATTTATATTTCAGCTGCTAAGAGTAGAGAAGAGGCATTAGACCACGTGTTACTATACGGTCCACCCGGACTAGGTAAAACGACAATGGCAATGGTTATATCTAACGAAATGGAGGTCAATATTCGTACGACAAGTGGTCCGGCAATCGAAAAAGCAGGAGATCTAGTTGCATTATTAAATGAATTAGAACCGGGTGATGTTTTATTTATCGATGAGATCCATAGAATGCCACGAATGGTAGAAGAAATGCTTTATTCAGCAATGGAAGATTACTTTGTTGATATTATTGTTGGGCAAGGCCCAACAGCTCATCCTGTTCATTTTCCTTTACCGCCGTTTACATTAATAGGTGCAACAACTAGAGCAGGGATGTTATCTGCCCCCTTGCGTGATCGTTTTGGAATTGTATCGCATATGGAATACTACACAATAGAAGATTTAAGTGATATTGTTATTCGTTCCGCTGCTATTTTCCAAACCGAGATTCATTCTGAAGGTGCATTAGAAATTGCTAGAAGATCAAGAGGGACACCACGTGTAGCGAATCGTTTATTAAAAAGAGTAAGAGATTATGCACAAGTACAATCAGATGGCGTAGTAGATAAAAAAGTGGCAAATGAAGCTTTAACAATGCTAAGAGTCGATCAAAAGGGATTAGATTTCGTTGATCAAAAAATGGTCCGAACAATGATTGAAATTTATCAAGGTGGTCCAGTAGGACTTTCAACAATCGCAGCTAATATTGGAGAAGAAATGGAAACAATCGAAGACATGGTGGAACCTTATTTATTGCAAATGGGCTTTATTCAACGGACGCCACGTGGTAGAATTGTTACACAATTAGGGTTTGACCATTTGGGTTATCCTAAAAACAATTAG
- the mutL gene encoding DNA mismatch repair endonuclease MutL, whose translation MAKIQELSELLTNQIAAGEVIERPASVVKELIENAIDAGSTQIDILIEEAGLKKIKLIDNGEGIPTEEVLNAFKRHATSKIYSRDDLFRIRTLGFRGEALPSIASVSEVTLETSTGDQEGAFIYLRGGKVIEKRSAQSRKGTTITVENLFFNTPARLKYVKTIQTELANITDIVNRMAISHPGIAFRLVHDESQLMRTAGNGHLKQTLAGIYGVALAKKMRKIEGEDLDFQISGYISLPEMTRASRNYLSIIINGRYIKNYLLNKAIIAGYRSKLMVGRFPIAVIEITADPLLMDVNVHPTKQEIRISKEKELMALIESAIHQCLSKEQLIPEALGNLTFKKKTNVIDEATEQTKLAFSNHLVNQGQSTEKILSYDDVWNKLKLTSKDNQKTAGASKIDFETITKEEVFVLNESEDSLVKNDKTSLNSISPPEHQASYLQTAEKLMEANEKSTAQEIHLPSLEYIGQMHGTYLFAQNEEGLYVLDQHAAQERIKYEYFRKKIGEVSTDLQELLVPIILDYPNSDTIKIKENQQALEDVGVHLELFGQNSFLLRSHPVWFDKGAEEQVVKELIDLLLEKGAVNIAKFREATAIMMSCKGSIKANHHLNDAEARSLLNDLAKTKNPYNCPHGRPVLIRFTNNDMEKMFKRIQDSH comes from the coding sequence ATGGCAAAAATTCAAGAACTTTCTGAACTACTAACGAATCAAATAGCGGCTGGGGAAGTAATTGAACGACCCGCTTCAGTTGTGAAAGAGCTAATTGAAAATGCAATTGATGCAGGAAGCACGCAAATAGATATTTTAATTGAAGAAGCTGGACTTAAGAAAATTAAACTTATCGATAATGGCGAAGGAATTCCTACAGAAGAAGTATTGAATGCTTTTAAGCGACACGCGACAAGTAAAATTTATTCGCGAGATGACTTATTTAGAATTCGTACATTAGGATTTAGAGGAGAAGCCTTGCCAAGTATTGCTTCTGTTTCTGAAGTCACACTAGAGACGTCAACTGGCGATCAAGAAGGAGCTTTTATTTATTTAAGAGGTGGCAAAGTAATAGAGAAACGTTCTGCTCAATCCAGAAAAGGAACGACTATAACAGTAGAGAATTTATTTTTTAATACACCAGCACGTTTGAAGTATGTAAAAACCATTCAAACAGAACTTGCTAATATCACAGACATTGTTAATAGAATGGCGATTAGCCATCCTGGCATCGCGTTTAGGCTAGTCCATGATGAGAGCCAATTGATGAGAACTGCTGGCAATGGTCATTTAAAACAGACGTTAGCGGGTATCTACGGTGTTGCTCTAGCTAAAAAAATGAGAAAGATAGAAGGTGAAGATTTGGATTTTCAGATTAGTGGGTATATCTCATTACCAGAAATGACAAGAGCAAGCCGAAACTATCTTTCTATCATTATAAATGGACGTTACATTAAAAACTATTTATTAAACAAAGCAATCATCGCTGGCTATCGTTCCAAACTCATGGTTGGTCGTTTTCCGATTGCTGTTATCGAAATTACAGCAGATCCGTTATTGATGGATGTGAATGTCCATCCAACTAAACAAGAAATAAGAATTAGTAAAGAAAAAGAATTGATGGCATTAATTGAATCTGCCATTCATCAATGTTTAAGCAAAGAACAGCTAATTCCTGAAGCACTAGGTAATTTGACATTTAAAAAGAAAACAAATGTTATAGATGAGGCTACTGAGCAAACAAAGTTAGCATTTTCTAATCATCTAGTAAATCAAGGGCAGTCAACCGAAAAGATATTGTCTTACGATGACGTATGGAATAAACTAAAATTAACATCTAAGGACAACCAAAAAACGGCCGGAGCAAGTAAGATAGATTTTGAAACGATAACAAAAGAAGAGGTATTTGTCTTAAATGAATCAGAAGACTCACTTGTTAAAAATGATAAAACTAGTCTAAATAGTATTTCACCACCTGAACACCAAGCATCCTATCTCCAGACAGCTGAAAAATTGATGGAAGCCAATGAAAAATCAACTGCTCAAGAAATTCATTTACCTTCGTTAGAATATATTGGTCAAATGCACGGAACCTATTTGTTTGCTCAAAACGAGGAAGGGCTATATGTATTAGACCAACATGCGGCACAAGAAAGAATTAAATACGAGTATTTCCGTAAAAAAATTGGTGAAGTAAGTACGGACTTGCAAGAGCTCTTAGTTCCAATTATCTTAGATTATCCTAATAGCGATACCATCAAAATTAAAGAAAATCAACAAGCCCTTGAAGATGTTGGGGTTCATTTAGAACTATTTGGACAAAACAGTTTTTTATTAAGAAGTCATCCTGTCTGGTTTGATAAAGGAGCAGAAGAACAAGTAGTCAAAGAGCTAATTGATTTGTTGCTAGAAAAAGGGGCAGTAAATATAGCGAAGTTTCGTGAAGCTACAGCTATTATGATGAGCTGTAAAGGATCAATAAAGGCTAATCATCATTTAAATGACGCTGAAGCTCGTTCATTATTAAATGATCTAGCTAAGACTAAAAACCCTTATAATTGTCCGCATGGTCGACCTGTATTAATTCGTTTTACGAACAATGATATGGAAAAAATGTTTAAACGAATTCAAGACTCTCATTAA
- the msrB gene encoding peptide-methionine (R)-S-oxide reductase MsrB → MKDGKKEELKRKLTPIQYEVTQNEATERPFTGEYDAFYEHGIFVDVVSGKPLFSSTDKYDAGCGWPSFTKPIDSKEIIEKTDRRLLGMKRTEVRSQEADSHLGHVFNDGPTEAGGLRYCINSAALRFVPKEQLEQEGYGFYLRLFA, encoded by the coding sequence ATGAAAGATGGTAAAAAAGAAGAATTGAAAAGAAAATTAACACCTATACAGTATGAAGTAACTCAAAACGAAGCAACAGAACGTCCATTTACTGGAGAATACGATGCCTTTTACGAACATGGTATTTTTGTTGACGTAGTTAGTGGCAAACCTTTATTTTCCTCGACGGATAAATACGATGCTGGATGTGGGTGGCCCTCCTTTACAAAACCTATTGATTCTAAAGAAATAATCGAAAAAACAGATCGTAGATTACTAGGTATGAAACGAACGGAAGTCCGCAGTCAAGAAGCGGATTCACATTTAGGTCATGTCTTTAACGATGGACCAACAGAAGCAGGCGGTTTGCGTTATTGTATTAATTCTGCAGCCTTGCGTTTTGTTCCAAAAGAACAATTAGAACAAGAAGGCTATGGATTTTACTTGAGACTATTTGCTTAA